Genomic segment of bacterium:
GGGTCCCGTCGCCGGTCGAGGCTTCGGTCTATCCTTTTCGCCTGCGGCGTTGATTCATTTTGTTGAGGAGAAAACCCTGCTCAAGCTGGCGACCAATTCCTGCCAGGATTTTTGGTCGGCTTCGGCATTGTAAGCGACATTGGCGATCCCGCGCTTCTCGGCGCCGGGCACGGTGAAGGCGTGAACCGCTCCGGGATAGACGATGAAGCGGTAGCTGATCTTGGCTTCGTCGAGCTTGGCCCGGAACTTCTGGATCGTCTCGGCGCTGATGAAAGTGTCGCTTCCACCGTGGAAAATCAAAAGCTCGCCGCGGACCTTGGTCGCGGATTCGGGGACCGGCAGGGAGCCATGGAAGCTGGCGCTCAGCTTGAGATCGGCGCCGCTGAAGGCCAATTGGAGGACAGTCGCGCCGCCGAAGCAGTAGCCGATAGCCGCCAAGCGGGTCGGGTCGACATTGGGTTGGCGGCGCAGCGTGTCCAGCGCGGCCTGGGCTCGGGCGACCCATTCGGCGACGTTGGAAGTGGTTTCCTTGGCCATGGCCCGAGCCTCGTCGGGATGGGCCGCAACTTTTCCGTCGCCGAACATGTCGCCGGCGAAGGCGACGTAGCCCAATTTGGCCAATTGATCGGCCCGCGACTTGGCGTAGTCGTTCAGACCCCAAAACTCGTGAACGACTAAAATCCCGGGCCGCTTGCCCGGAAAGGCGTCATCCCAGGCCAAATAACCTTTAAAGTTTTTAGCGCCGACTTGATAGTCGAGGGTCTTGCTTTGCAGGGCGGCGACGGCGTCTTGAACGGATCCAATCATAGCGAAGAGGGCGAAAATCGCCAGAATCACGACTTTTTGAAAGCGACGCATAGGGACAACATAACACGAGCGCTTTCGACAATGGACGCTTTACTTTCACTTCCCTTATCCTCTATTTCCACCCAGCGGGGCGAATAGCTCAGCTGGTTAGAGCGCTGCCCTTACAAGGCAGAGGTCACAGGTTCGATCCCTGTTTCGCCCACATTAAAGTGCCCCAAGCCGTTTTCCATCGAGTGACAATCCAGCTCACGAAACCATGAGCCATTCGATTCCCTCAATGAATCCGGTGCCCTCGGCGAAGCTTCGTCATTTCTTGAGCGGCTTCAAAATGGCAGAGTCATTGTTCAATAATTGCAATGGCTTGGCCTCTTAATGCCGCATCGAGTTAAATTTTTCGCTGCAATTAAATTAGCCAAGCCCTTCAAAACTCATTAAAATCTTGTACGTTCTTTCATCAATTGAAGGAGGTTTGCGATGCGTCGATCCCTACTTCTTGCCCTTATGCTGCTCGTGGCCTCTCCATCCTTCGCAGCCACGGTCGCGGATGTGACCATGCCCGACAGCATGCAGGTCAACGGTAAAAATCTCGTGCTCAATGGAATGGGACTCCGAAGAAAGATCGTGAAGGTCTACGTTGCCGGTCTTTATCTGCCGGCCAAGGAAACCAGCGCCGAGAAGATTCTCTCCTCTGATACCGAACGGAACGTCACGATGCAGTTCGTCCGCGACGTCGAAAAGGCCAGTATCTGCAATGCCTGGCATGAAGGCCTGAAGAACAACACCCCGAGCAAGGCCTCCGCGCTCAAGGGCGATTTCGACACGCTCTGCAACTACATGGCCGACATGAAGGTCGGCAACAAGATGAGCTTTACCTATGTTCCCGGCCAGGGGACGACGGTGGCGATCGACGGCGCCAACAAGGGGACCATCGCCGGCAAGGATTTCGCGGATGCGATGTTCGGTTGCTGGATTGGGCCCAATCCGCCGGGCGCCGATTTCAAAAAAGGCTTGCTAGGAGGTTGATCACTCATCTTACTCCACCAACGAAGGGGGAATGACATGAAGAC
This window contains:
- a CDS encoding dienelactone hydrolase family protein; translated protein: MRRFQKVVILAIFALFAMIGSVQDAVAALQSKTLDYQVGAKNFKGYLAWDDAFPGKRPGILVVHEFWGLNDYAKSRADQLAKLGYVAFAGDMFGDGKVAAHPDEARAMAKETTSNVAEWVARAQAALDTLRRQPNVDPTRLAAIGYCFGGATVLQLAFSGADLKLSASFHGSLPVPESATKVRGELLIFHGGSDTFISAETIQKFRAKLDEAKISYRFIVYPGAVHAFTVPGAEKRGIANVAYNAEADQKSWQELVASLSRVFSSTK
- a CDS encoding chalcone isomerase family protein, which encodes MRRSLLLALMLLVASPSFAATVADVTMPDSMQVNGKNLVLNGMGLRRKIVKVYVAGLYLPAKETSAEKILSSDTERNVTMQFVRDVEKASICNAWHEGLKNNTPSKASALKGDFDTLCNYMADMKVGNKMSFTYVPGQGTTVAIDGANKGTIAGKDFADAMFGCWIGPNPPGADFKKGLLGG